The genome window TATGTTTCTACATGAGGGCAGAGGATATGATAGCAGAGGGAAGTCCTTTAATTTAAGGAGGGGGATATATGTGGGCATATTCAGAAATTTACGGTGTTTTCTTTTTCTTTATCGCTGTCAGCTCTCCGACGCTGACAAGATAGCAGAATGCGAATCCCAACATCTTTAATCAACCGTACAACAATCGCACACCAACGACCTGACAGCGAGCCTGCTCCTGTCAGCGTCATACCGGAACTCCGACACCACTAAATACTACAAACTATCTATACCCAAACAGCTAACATACTCTACCTCCACGGATCCTCTACTGTAACTCCGGTGATGCTCTAGTAATGCAATCCTGATTAAAAAAGCAAGCAACTTTTAATTCGATTACAAACATCACTCATTTACATCATATTATCACAAATACACCACATATCCTTTCAAACTGAAAGACATTATTACGAACACCAACCTCAACCAGACAAAACCAAATTACCAGATAGTATTTTACAACAATATACTATTCAATCATTCGGATTAAGCGCCGATATTGGGATGTTCTCCAACACCCAATTGAAACTCGCCACACACCGCCCGGCATTAGGATTTACAGCCATTTATCGCTACCTTTGTAAAAAATATAGATTCACAACAAACTAAATGACAAGGAACTAGTTTCCTGTATCATCGCATTTACGCCTATGAAGCAACCGCCTAAAAAAGAAAATAAAGACCTGACCTTCCAGGTTACACAACCGACTGAACTGCTCAACTTTCTGATCGAGAAAATCCATGGCAAAAGCCGCAACTCCATCAAATCGTTGCTGACCCACAAACAGATCAAGGTGGGCAACAAAGTGGTATCACAATACAACCACCCACTCAATCAGGGTGATATCGTGAAGGTGACAACTGTTCGCCACGAAGAGAAGAAGCTGATCGGATTACGTATCGTTTACGAAGACAAGTACGTGATCGTGATTGACAAGGATCCGGGCGTACTCTCCATCGCTACTGAAACTGAAAAACGCGGTACGGCGTATAGCATCCTGAGCGAATATGTGAAGGAGAAACATTCGCAGAACCGCATCTTTGTGCTTCACCGTCTTGACCGCGAAACTTCCGGTCTGATGATGTTTGCCAAAGACCAGGAGACCCAGGGCATGCTGCAACATCACTGGGACCGTTCGGTGCGTGCCCGTTCGTATGTGGCATTGGTAGAAGGACAAGTCAACCAGCCGCAGGACACCATCGTGTCGTGGCTTAAAGAGGGAAAAACCTTCGTGGTTCACTCCTCTCCGATCGACAATGGCGGACAGAAGGCCGTCACGAACTACCGCGTACTCAAAAATAACCGATACTATTCCCTGCTTGCACTTGACCTGGAGACCGGTCGTAAAAACCAGATCCGTGTACACATGCAAAGCATTGGCCACCCGGTAGTAGGTGACAAGAAATATGGCGCTACGCATAATCCAATCCGCCGCGTAGGACTTCACGCGATGGAGCTATCGTTTATCCACCCGATAACCAATCAGTTACTGGAGTTTTCAACACCAATTCCGAAAAAGTTCACAGCGGTATTTGGTGCTGAGAAAAGCGATGTGAATATTCGCCGAGTGAATAAGAAATAAAGCAACCCCACCCAGCCTCCCCAAAGGGAAGGAGACGATGCTACACTTTGAACTTTACCTCAGAGAACCACAGAGTTATGATACACGTACTCTGTGGTTCTTTGCGTTTAATCTATCTTAGGTCTCTGGTTTTTACGCGTCAAGCGGCCTGAAGCCGCTGAACGCTTGCGCTCAACACCGGGCAGCGGCTCTAAGGCGCTTGCCGGATTGGCCTATTGGAAGAGAACCACAGAATGGATATCCCCACTCTGTGAATCTCTGTGATACCCTCCTCCCCTTTCATCGTGAAACATAAATAAACACCAATCCTAAAGAGCCCTAAATACCGTTTTGGGGGTTAAACTTTCATATTTGCGGGCCGTCCTAAAAAAGCTTTGCGCAAAATAGCACAGAATCGCAAAGAGTCGTGCAGATTTATTCTGGTTGTCAACTCTTTGCGATTCTTTATGTTTTATCTTTGCCGAACGTAGCATTTACAGGTTATTACTCCAAAATATTTTCCACAATGAAGAAAGGTATAACGGCAATTATTTCTATCGCAGCCGTGGGCGGTATCATCGCCCTGGGGCTTCACAACAATAAATCGGAAGAGAAGAAGAAAGACGAAAAGAAGAAAGGCAAATCCACGAAGGTGGATGCTTACGTGGTTTCTCCGACCCGGCTAATCAACGACATCTCAGTTTCAGGTTCGCTGGTGGCGATGGAAGAGGTGGAACTCAAAAACGAAACCGCCGGTCGGGTAGTGAAACTCAATCTGCCCGAAGGTAAATTCGTGAAGGCCGGCACCCTGCTGGTAAAACTTTACGATGATGACCTGCAGGCCGGTCTCAAAAAACTGCAATCACAACTCGCCCTCCAGAAACAAATCTACAACCGCCAATCGCAACTCTTAAAAATAAGCGGTATCAGTCAGAATGACTTCGACCAGACCGTGCTGCAAATTGATGCCCTCAAAGCTGAAATCGAAGTACAAAAAGTGTTGATTCGGAAAACGGAAGTGCGGGCACCCTTCGACGGTGTAATCGGGTTACGCCAGATTAGCATCGGAGCTCAGATTACCCCCTCAACGTCATTGGCAACCATTCGCCGTGAAGATAAAATCAAGCTCGACTTTAGCGTCCCTGAAAAATACAGCAGCACCATCCATCCGGGCATGAATGTGAAGTTCAGTCTCTATAACAGCGACCATCTCTACGATGCGTCGGTCATCGCCTCTGAACGGGAAATTGACATGAACACCCGCAACATGAAGGTGCGCGCCGTGGTCAACAGCAAATCCGACGAACTGATTCCCGGTGCATTTGCCAATGTAAAACTGACCATGGGTAAAAACGACGAAGCCCTGCTCATTCCTACCCAAGCCATCATTCCCAAAGAAAGAAACAAAAGCATAATTATCGCACAGGGCGGCAAAGCCCATTTCGTTACGGTAAAAACCGGAATTCGTCAGGTTTCTTCCATCGAAATCACGGAAGGCATTCAGCCGGGCGATACGGTGATTACCAACGGTATCCTGTTCCTGAAAGAGGGTGACGATATCAAATTCGCTAATGTAAAAACCGGTGCGCTATGATGCTTTCTGACCTCGCGCTTAAGCGCCCGATTGGCTCTATCGTAATGAGCCTGATCATTATATTGCTCGGGATAGTGGGATACAACTTTCTGGGTGTACGCCAATATCCCAATATCGACCCGCCCATTATTACCGTACAGACCTCCTACACCGGGGCCAATGCTGAAATCATCGAGTCCCAAATCACCGAACCGATTGAGAAGGCTATTAACGGGATCGAAGGGGTAAAATCTGTAACCTCATCGTCCTCAGTAGGAAGCAGTACCATCACTGTGGAATTTGACCTCGGTGCGGACCTGGAAAAGGCAGCCAATGACGTTCGTGATAAAACCTCCCAGGCCATGCGAAACCTGCCGGTTGACATCGATGCACCTCCGGTAGTAACCAAGGCTGATGCCAACAGCGACCCGATCATTATGCTCGTCGCTCAAAGCAGCACTATGAATGCGGTACAACTGAGCGAATATGCGGAAAATATCTTGCAGGAAAGATTCCAAACCATTCCCGGGATTAGCTCCGTAAACATTTACGGACAACAGCGTCCGGCCATGCGTCTGTGGCTTAATCCCGGTAAACTCGCTGCATATAACCTGATTGCCGGCGACGTAAAAACGGCATTGCAGAAAGAAAATGTAGAATCGCCAGGAGGGAAAATCAGGGGAAATACAACTGAACTCACAGTCAAAACCAAAGGCAGACTTACCAGCGAAGACGACTTCAACAATCTGATTATCAAACAGACAAACAATCAGGTTATACGTTTAAGGGATGTCGGCGAAGCGATACTCGGGCCACAGGATGAGGAGTCCGGAGCAACCATTAATGGAAAAACAGGCGTGGTATTGGCTATTCTTCCTCTTCCGGGAGCCAATGCAATCCAAATTGCAGATGAGTTTTATAAACGTCTGGACCAAATCAATCACAATCTACCCAAAGGGGTAAGTTTGTATATCGGCCGTGACAAGACGAAGTTTATCCGCCAATCGGTAGACGATGTGGTCGAGACTTTGCTTATTGCGATTTCTCTGGTGGTTATCATTATCTTCCTCTTTTTCCGCAACTGGGTAATTGCGCTACGCCCCCTGATTGACATTCCTGTCTCACTGATCGGGACTTTCTTCATCATGTATATCTTCGGATTTTCCATCAATGTACTGACTCTACTCGGGATTGTCCTCGCGACCGGCCTGGTGGTGGATGACGGTATAGTAGTGACCGAAAACATCTATAAACGCATTGAACGGGGGATGGACAAATGGAAGGCTGCATTCGAAGGAACCCGTGAGATTTTCTTTGCCGTAGTTTCCACCTCGCTAACACTGGCCATTGTATTTATACCGGTTATTTTCCTAGAGGGTTTTACCGGTCGTCTATTCCGGGAATTCGGGATCGTAGTGGCTTTTGCGGTGTTGATTTCCGCCTTTGTTTCGCTTACTCTCACACCTGTACTTAACGTGAAGCTGGGTGGTTCGGCATCACATCACAACCGTTTTTATCTTTCAACGGAAAAATATTTCGTTGCACTTGAGAATGGCTACCGCCGCAGGTTGAGCTATTTCATTTCCAACAAATGGATTTCCATTATAATATTACTGGTCTGTATCGCTCTGATTGTCATTTTTGCTAAAACATTAAAATCGGAACTGGCACCTCTCGAAGACCATAGCTTTATAAGGACCGCAATTACTTCTCCTGAAGGAACACAGTTTGATGCGAATAAATTCATTACGGATAGGGTTGCCCGCATGCTTCAGGATTCTGTTCCGGAAGCAAACTATGTACTTGCCCGTTACGGAACCGGATCCAGTGCAAACAGCAGCTTTATTTTGAATTTCCTATCTGACCCCAAAGAAAGAAAACGGTCGCAGCAGGAAATATTTGACAAGATTTCAAACGTTTACAAGAAAGTACCTGATGCACGTATCATAGCCAGCCAGGAACCTACCATTGCCACTTCATTTTCAAGAGGCCTTCCGGTGCAGTTTGTGATCCAGAATCTGGATTTTGACAAATTGCATGAAGTGTTGCCGAAGTTTCTGGAAGAGGCTCAAAACAGTCCGGTATTTAGCAATGTGGATGTTGATTTGAAATTCAACAAACCGGAATTGAACCTTACCGTTGACAGGCTCAAAGCCACCAGCATGGGAGTAAACGAAAAAGATGTCACCGATGCACTTAATAACGCTTTCAGTGGTAGCCGCTACGGCTATTTCCTGCGCAACAATAAACAGTATTATGTGATCGGCCAGATTGACCGCGAGGACCGCAACCAACCGACAGACATCTCTAAACTTTATGTTCGTAATATCAACGGTGATATGGTGCAACTGGATAATCTTATCAAGATGGATGAAAACAGTACCCCTCCTACTCTTTACCATTACAACCGCTACAAATCGGCGACCATATCGGCCAACCCGGCCAAAGGGAAGACGTTGGGTGAAGGTATCGAAGAGATGCAGCGCATTGCTAATAAGTTACTGGATAGCTCATTCAATACGGCATTAAGTGGACCGTCAAGAGACTTTGCCGAAAGTAGTTCGAATATTTCATTCGCTCTGATTCTGGCCTTGTTACTGATTTACCTCATTTTGGCGGCACAGTTTGAGAGTTTCCGCGATCCGCTTATCATCATGCTTACCGTGCCGATGGCGATTGCCGGTGCAATGCTTTCCCTCTGGGTGTGCGGACAAACTTTGAATATCTTCTCCGAAATCGGAATGATTCTGCTAATCGGTATCGTGACCAAAAACGGTATCCTGATTGTGGAGTTTGCCAACCAGAAACGCAAAGCAGGTATGACCAAAAAGATAGCCGCATTTGAAGCGGCTGTTGCCCGTCTTCGTCCTATCCTTATGACCTCACTGGCTACCATTTTCGGAGCATTGCCGATTGCCTTCGCACTGGGAGCCGGAGCTCAGAGCCGCATGCCTTTGGGAACAGTCGTCGTAGGCGGATTGATGCTGTCGTTAATCCTGACCCTGTTTGTCATTCCGGTGATGTATATTTTGATGTCAGGAAAAAAGGTGGCCCATCAGGAGGTTATTAGCGAATAATAAATCTAACGAAAAGAAGCTATGAGCAAATCATATAATATTACACCCTATTCCCTGTTTGCTACCCCTAATTGGCTTCGCCGATCTATCGATTCCTCTAAAGGGGACTTTTGCAGCAGCAGAAAATATGAGTTAAGCAGCGAAAACAGGAGGTTTGATTACGGGACTATTTCTATTTTTAGCACTCTCTTTAAGTCCCCTTTAGGGGATTTAGGGGCGGTTGTTAAAAGCTTATCAAACTATTTCAGGGGAATTTATAAACCAACAAAAACATTTAAGTACGCGTTTCTTCTTATCATACTTTTCATAAACTCTACCCTCTCCGCCCAGCAACTCCTGACCATCGACGATGCCATCAGCCGGGCGTTGAAGAATAACTACAACATTCAGATTGCCCGCAACAACGAAGAGGCGGGTAGAATTAACAACACATTGGGCAACGCGGGTATGCTTCCTAATGTATCCCTCAACGGCACCGGCGGAATCCAGTTTAATGATGTGAACCAGAAGAGTGCCACTTCAGGTGAAACCCACTACCCGTCACTCACCGCCCAAAGCCTCTCCACCAATGTGGAGCTGAACTGGAAACTCTTTGACGGTGGCAAGATGTTTGTCACCCACAAGAAGCTCAACGAAATCGAAGCGATGGGTAAAATCCGCTTTCAGGAGCAAGTGCAGCAGACCGTTTACAATATCATTGCTGCCTATTACGACGTGGTGCGCCAAAAGCAACAGCTCAAGGCCATCAACGAGGCCATCAACTTCAACCGGGAGCGGGTGAAGATTGCACAAACGGCTTTCACCTCCGGCGCTTCAGCTAAGACCGATTTGCTTCAGGCAAAGATTGACCTGAATGTTTACACGGAAAATGCGGTGAACCAACAGATTGTCATTGACGCCACCAAACGGACCTTGAAAGTTTTATTGGGTGAGAATGCAGAAATCGCTTATGAGGTAGAGGAAAATATCCCGCAAAACTACCAGCCTGAACGGGATAAGCTGGCTCAACGGATTTTCGAAATCAACCCTTCCGTCCTGGGAAATCAGAAGCAGATTGAAATCTCCAGGCTGGCCCTGAAGGAAAACAAAAGCGCCGTGCTTCCACAGTTTAACCTGCGTACCGGCTATTACTTTTCCCTGACCGATAACTCAGCCGGAAGTATTCTGAAAAACCGCACCTTTGGTCCGCAAATCGGAGGTACGCTCTCTGTGCCCTTATTTACCGGAGGGGAGAACAAGCGTAAAATCAATCAGGCAAAACTGGATATCGAATCGGCTAAATACACGCTTGAAGATTCCAAAAGACAAGTCGAAGCCGATTTATTGAATGCGCTGAATGAGTTTGACCGGCAGAAAGAGTTGCTGCAAATCGAACAGGAAAATAACCTGCTGACCAAAGAGAATCTCGATATTAGTTTGGAACGCCTTCGTCTGGGACAAACCACCTCGCTCGAAGTACATCAGGCGCAGGAGAGTTACGTGCAATCGAGCACCCGCCTGACCAACTTCCAGTACAGCCTCAAAATCGCTGAAGCTAAGTTGAAACAGTTGCTGGCGGAGCTCTAGCATTAGATTGGTGGCTTTTTCAAAATTCCTACTTAATCTTTCAGAAGCACAGTTAAAGCCTTCAGAATGTCCATTGTAGTTTTCAGAATGCCGACTAAAGCCTTCAGAACGATCATTGAGCCTTTCAGAATATCTACTGAAGCCTTCAGAATATTCACTTAGTTCTTCAGAATGTCTAATCTATCTTTCAGAATGACCACTGAAACCGTTCGAATAGCAACAGATTGAGACTGTTTATGGAACTGTCTCAGCGAACATAAAGCCTCACAATCCTTTCTTTTTACACTTCAGGTAAATGCAACACGCTAAGATTAACATAACTCTACCATCTGGCGAAACAGTCCCAGCTCAGGCTCCCTTGATTATTTCCGCCAGCCGGGCGACCGACATTCCGGCCTTTTACGCCGATTGGTTGGTGAAGCGTCTGGAGCAAGGATATACGGCGTGGCGCAATCCTTTCAACAACAAGGAAAGTTACGTCTCCTTTACCCAAAGCAGGCTGATTGTGTTCTGGACAAAGAATCCCAAACCGTTGATTCCGCTGCTTGATAGGATTGAAGCTGTTATCCCCAACTTCTATTTCCAGTTTACCCTGAATGATTACGAAAACGACGGACTGGAACTGAATGTACCGCCACTCTCTGAGAGGATAGATACCTTCATTCAGTTATCCAAACGAATCGGGAAAGAGAAGGTCATCTGGCGTTTTGACCCATTGATATTGACCGATAAGATTGGTGTGAATGAGTTGCTGCGGAAGGTAGAAAACGTCGGCAACCGCATTTTCCCTTATACAGAAAGGCTGGTCTTCAGCTTTGCCGACATTGAGATTTACAGAAAGGTAAAGTCTAATCTGCAACGAAATCAGATAAACTACCGCGATTTTGACGAACCGTTGATGCGGGAATTTGCACAGGGACTGGCACAACTCAATCAGAAGTGGAATCTCCAACTGTTCACTTGTTCCGAACCCATTGCTCTCGAATCGTACGGCATCAGCCACAACAGTTGTATAGACCCGCAACTGATTGCCCGCCTGTTCAGCCATGACCGGGCACTGATGGATTTTATCGGTGTTGCTCCAACCGGAAATATTTTCCAACAGATGAATGATAATCCGGCAACCATCACGATTGACTTTGCCCGGCTAAAGGATAAGGGTCAGCGTTCTTCCTGTGGATGCATTCTGAGCAAAGACATCGGGGCGTATGATACATGCCCGCACAATTGTGTGTATTGCTATGCGAACAGCAGGTTTATCAAAATCCCACAAAACCTATTGTAAAATAACTCTCTTCTTCGTAACGCTAATCTATCTGCTTATTTCAATATCTAACAAAAAACGGATGCGCAGAAAAAAATATTCCCTGCGCATCCGTTTTATTTTTCTGCGCAGGAAAATAATTTCTTTGCGCAGGAAATTTCAAAGATTATGAATGTCTGTTATTGAGCCTTTCTCTATGAGAGACTATGTAAAAACTAACACCCGACCCCACCCGACCTCCCCAAAGTGGGGAGGTCGGGTGCAAACAAGACCATATTCTGGATAAATCAGTCAATAAATGTGCTGATTTACCTGTTTTTGCTACTGCAAAGCCCCCATTTTGGGGGTTGGGGGTCGAACAGGCAAGAAGACTTGAGATTTTTGAGTGTTTTTACACAATTTCTATGAGCTAAAGCTCAAATCGAGACTCGACCGACTCGTTCATAGAGAGTCGGTCGTTATAATAATATCCTGAATTACAACACCGGCAGACTCATACCATTAATCTTCCGGTAAAGGTCAAGCGCATACACATCCGTCATTCCGGAAATATAATCAAGTACAGCCTGAATTTTTCCATAAGCGGTTTCGGCACCCATATCGTACTGCATGGGCACGCGATTCAGGAAGAGTTTCGAGTAAGCTTCGTTGGGATTGAATACGGCGTAAAGCAGTTTGTCAAGCAACGTGGAAATAATCTGGTAACCGGCGAGCTCGATATCCAGCACATCCGAAGAGCGGTAGATACGGGCAAAAGCCAGTTCGCTGCAATCCTGATAGGCTTTGGAAGAATGGTCCGATATGTTGTCAATCAATTCTCCGACCAGCTTTCCCTGCAGAATCGTCTCCTCGTGCTCGATAAAGAAGCGGGAACATTCGTCCACCAGCAGCCCAATCACACAGGAACGCAGGTAAGCCACCTGTTCGTTAACGTCATCCACCATACTCATCGTCTTGTGAATGCTGTCGAGGCGTTTGCCGGAGAAGAATCCGGTCAGCAGATCAATGGTTTCGCGGGTAGTCAGGATTTTGAGCTTGTGCGCATCTTCAATATCCATCACCTGATAGCAGATATCATCAGCCGCCTCCACCAGATAAACCAGCGGGTGACGGCAATATTTCAGGTTTTGGCCTTCTCTTTTCAACAGCCCAAGTTGTTCGGCGATGGATTGAAAAGACTCTTTTTCACTTTGGAAAAATCCGAATTTACCTTTTTCGCCGGAAAGCGACGATGGGTACGGGTATTTGATAATCGAAGCCAATGTGGCGTAGGTCAATGCAAATCCCCCTTTGCGACGGCCGACAAACTGGTGTGCCAACAACCTGAAAGAGTTGGCATTCCCTTCGAAATGGATAAAATCCTGCCATTCGTCATCACTCACAATATCTTCAAATTTACGCCCGTTGCCTTCTGAGAAGTAAGTGCCGATGGCTTTCTCGCCCGAATGTCCGAAAGGCGGATTTCCCAGATCGTGCGCCAGACAGGCAGCGGCCACGATGGAACCACATTCGTAGAACATCTTCCGCCACTCCTCATCTTTGTATTTATCCTTCAATACCTTCCCGACATTTGCGCCCAAAGAGCGCCCCACACTGGAAACCTCCAGGCTATGGGTAAGGCGGTTGTGAACAAATACGCTTCCCGGCAGGGGAAATACCTGAGTCTTATTTTGCAGACGACGGAAAGGCGCCGAGAAAATCAGGCGGTCAAAATCTCGCTGAAACTCGGTGCGGTCGTGCTTTTTATTTTCGCTTAATGCTTCTAATCCAAAGCGTTTGGAGGAAAGCAGATTCCCCCAGTTCATTTTATCCATAGGCTGTATGGTTATAGTTTGCAGGTTTAAGAGCCTGTTTAAATTTTATTGCTCATCTTTTTTAGGACTATTTCGGAGTAGATTTTTTGCTTTTATCCAGCTGATTTAGCGGGCTAAATCAAGGGGGAAAAGTGAAAAATATGCCCGTAAGAGACTAAAAAAGGTGCAAAGAAAGGAGACTCTTCTCCTTTATGAAATTGTTTCGGTAAAATTTAAACAGGCTCTAAAGTTACGCAAAAGATATTCAGCCGTAAAACACCGGCCCGAAATTTACGACAGTGGGCTATATTGCAATATTTTATCGTATCGGTTTGTCATTTTGTGCTATCTTTGCGCAACTGGAACAGACTCCTTTTAAAAGCGGTTTCCTCTTTGTTTACTACCAATTTTAATTCATTATGCAAGTAAAAATCATCAATAAATCGAAACACGAACTCCCTGAATATGCAACCGCACATGCTGCCGGAATGGACTTGCGCGCCAATCTGGACGAACCGGTTTCACTGAAGCCTCTTGAACGTAAACTTATCCCTACCGGACTTTTCATTGAGTTGCCTATCGGCTATGAAGCACAGATTCGCCCACGCAGTGGTCTGGCATTGAAAAAAGGCATTACTGTCCTCAACTCTCCGGGCACGATTGACGCCGATTATCGCGGTGAAATCGGGGTTATCCTGATTAACCTTTCCCAGGAAGAGTTTATCATCAATGACGGGGAGCGCATCTGCCAGATGGTGGTGGCTGCTCACGAACAGGTAGAATGGATGGAAACCGAATTGCTGCAGGAGAGTGCCCGAGGCGAAGGTGGCTTTGGACATACCGGCAGAAAATAAGTTGATTATGCATAGAAAAATCTCCCGCGTCGCATTTTGGTTACTGGTCGTTACCGCGTTACCGGTGAGCGCTGCACGCAAAAATAAAAATCTGCTTCAGGCAGAACCGGCTCAGGCTTCCCTGAGCGTTGAGCAACAGCGGAAGTTCCAATACTTTTTCCTGGAAGCCGAAAAGCAGAAGTACCTGCAACATATTGATGCGGCTTTCGACCTCTTCAAGCATTGCTACGAAATAGATAGCACCAGCGCCATCGTTTGTTACGAACTGGCTGACGGTTATCTGAAGATGAATAATCCGGCTGAGGCGGTGGACCTGGTTCGGAAGGCTTCGCAACTGGCTCCTGACAACTATTGGTACCTTTTCTCGTTTGCCAACCTGGCGCAAAACCTGAACATGAACGAGGAGTCCATCAAGGCGTTTACCAAACTGGTAAATACCTACAAAGACAAGCCGGAGCTGAATTATTCCCTGTCGGAGATTTACGCACAGAATAAGCAATACCGCCAGGCCATCGAGGTGCTTGACAATCTGGAAAAGAAAGAAGGGTTGAGTGAAGAACTCAGCATCGAGAAATTCCGCTTGTATGCCACTCTGAAGGAAAATAAGAAAGCCTTTGCCGAAATCGAAAAGCTGATTGCCGGTTTCCCCAAGGACGTTCGCTACAAAATATTGCTGGGAGACATGTATCTGGAAAATAACCAGACGCAGGAAGCTTTCAAGCAGTACCAACTGGCCAAAACACAGGATCCCGATAATGGATATATTTCCGTTTCACTGGCCAACTACTACGAAAAAACAGGAAATAAAACCGAAGCAGACCGTTTGATCCGGGATGCACTGGTTAATCCCTCAACCGACATCGAAACAAAGAACCGAATCCTGACCGGATACCTTTCCACCCGTTTGGAAAAGCCGGAAGAGGCAGAAAAT of Parabacteroides sp. FAFU027 contains these proteins:
- a CDS encoding tetratricopeptide repeat protein, producing the protein MHRKISRVAFWLLVVTALPVSAARKNKNLLQAEPAQASLSVEQQRKFQYFFLEAEKQKYLQHIDAAFDLFKHCYEIDSTSAIVCYELADGYLKMNNPAEAVDLVRKASQLAPDNYWYLFSFANLAQNLNMNEESIKAFTKLVNTYKDKPELNYSLSEIYAQNKQYRQAIEVLDNLEKKEGLSEELSIEKFRLYATLKENKKAFAEIEKLIAGFPKDVRYKILLGDMYLENNQTQEAFKQYQLAKTQDPDNGYISVSLANYYEKTGNKTEADRLIRDALVNPSTDIETKNRILTGYLSTRLEKPEEAENIKSLFNALIEEHPQEDSFYQLYAEYLLSQKKPEEAREKLQFAVGLAPTNANIWKQLLNINLQLNDYKSVVEVCTKAITYFPEASEFYYYKGIGNYLADKFDEAIENFNQGIKVTDPKNVNLLSDFYGQLGDIYQRLEKKQAAYEAYETALKYNEKNVVVLNNYAYYLSLDKKELDKAEKMSGKSIELEPNNSTYLDTYAWIYFVKENYTLAKFYIEKALKSGGDKSDVIVEHYGDILYKGGEKDKALEQWLMSQSMGNKSETLRKKVESGTYIEEGK
- the dut gene encoding dUTP diphosphatase, whose amino-acid sequence is MQVKIINKSKHELPEYATAHAAGMDLRANLDEPVSLKPLERKLIPTGLFIELPIGYEAQIRPRSGLALKKGITVLNSPGTIDADYRGEIGVILINLSQEEFIINDGERICQMVVAAHEQVEWMETELLQESARGEGGFGHTGRK